From a region of the Haloferax volcanii DS2 genome:
- a CDS encoding oxidoreductase: MSDWTAADAPDLSGKTVIVTGANSGLGFEATRAFAEKGAHVVMACRSLDRGEDAMADIRDSVPAASLTLSELDLADLDSVRRFADEFAAEHGSLHVLCNNAGVMAIPRRETAQGFETQFGVNHLGHFVLSARLFPTLRDTPGETRLVAMSSGLHERGRMEFDDLQGERDYDEWDAYAQSKLSNLLFAFELDRRLTAAGIDDVLSVGAHPGYAATNLQFRGPEASGSTLRYWMSKLGNAIFAQSAEMGALPLLYAATSPAVESGEYVGPQGLFGMRGTPGIAEPSDRARDPETAARLWDVSEELTDTRFRLA; this comes from the coding sequence ATGAGCGATTGGACCGCGGCCGACGCCCCCGACCTCTCGGGGAAGACCGTCATCGTCACCGGCGCGAACAGCGGCCTCGGCTTCGAAGCGACGCGCGCGTTCGCCGAGAAGGGCGCGCACGTCGTCATGGCCTGCCGGAGCCTCGACCGCGGCGAGGACGCGATGGCCGACATCCGCGACTCGGTGCCGGCGGCCTCGCTGACCCTCTCGGAACTCGACCTCGCCGACCTCGACTCCGTCCGGCGGTTCGCCGACGAGTTCGCCGCCGAACACGGGTCGCTACACGTCCTCTGCAACAACGCCGGCGTGATGGCGATTCCCCGGCGGGAGACCGCACAGGGCTTCGAGACGCAGTTCGGCGTGAACCACCTCGGTCACTTCGTCCTGAGCGCCCGCCTGTTTCCGACGCTCCGCGACACGCCCGGCGAGACGCGACTCGTCGCGATGTCGAGCGGCCTCCACGAGCGCGGCCGGATGGAGTTCGACGACCTGCAAGGCGAACGCGACTACGACGAGTGGGACGCCTACGCCCAGAGCAAGCTCTCGAACCTGCTTTTCGCGTTCGAACTCGACCGCCGGCTGACCGCCGCGGGCATCGACGACGTGCTGAGCGTGGGCGCGCACCCCGGGTACGCGGCCACGAACCTCCAGTTCCGCGGCCCCGAGGCCTCCGGGTCGACGCTCCGGTATTGGATGAGCAAGCTCGGCAACGCGATATTCGCCCAGTCGGCCGAGATGGGCGCGCTCCCGCTCCTGTACGCTGCCACGTCGCCGGCCGTCGAAAGCGGGGAGTACGTCGGCCCGCAGGGGCTGTTCGGCATGCGCGGCACCCCCGGCATCGCGGAGCCGAGCGACCGCGCCAGAGACCCCGAGACCGCCGCCCGGCTCTGGGACGTGTCGGAGGAGCTCACCGACACGCGGTTCCGGCTGGCCTGA
- a CDS encoding DUF7522 family protein, with product MTESTPTITRSVADALVSTCRTTLEDSLRSVVHFTRDDFDVLYVRRNLHDGDEAAARAASAGLVESERTGFGPRETYNAGATGATSDFGEYEFTLRVFSDGFVGRVVGGDRGVIVTTDELELSEFEEMEVALRRMLETTTAG from the coding sequence GTGACCGAATCAACGCCGACAATCACCCGGAGCGTCGCCGACGCTCTCGTCTCCACCTGCCGAACGACCCTCGAGGACTCCCTGCGGAGCGTCGTCCACTTCACCCGCGACGACTTCGACGTGCTGTATGTCCGACGGAACCTCCACGACGGCGACGAGGCCGCGGCGCGCGCAGCGAGCGCCGGACTCGTCGAGAGCGAGCGCACCGGATTCGGCCCGCGAGAGACCTACAACGCCGGCGCGACCGGCGCGACCTCCGACTTCGGCGAGTACGAGTTCACCCTGCGCGTCTTCTCGGACGGCTTCGTCGGCCGCGTCGTGGGCGGCGACCGCGGCGTCATCGTCACCACCGACGAACTCGAACTCTCGGAGTTCGAGGAGATGGAAGTCGCGCTCCGCCGGATGCTCGAAACGACCACCGCCGGGTGA
- a CDS encoding DsbA family oxidoreductase yields MSSDADQAITVYSDYVCPFCYLGRQSLSQYQETRDEELDIDWHPFDLRSQKRRPDGSIDFSVDDGKDEDYYEQAKQGVRRLQERYDVEMTLDLGTDVDSLPAQIVSYYLKGHADYETWLAFDESVFEALWQDGKDIGDEAVLVELAESVGIDGEEVASALDDETLRAEVRERFSEAQQHGVTGVPTFAYEGYAARGAVPPEQLERLVEGV; encoded by the coding sequence ATGAGTTCAGACGCCGACCAGGCGATAACGGTCTACTCGGACTACGTGTGTCCCTTTTGCTACCTCGGGAGGCAGTCCCTGTCGCAGTATCAAGAGACGAGAGACGAGGAACTCGATATCGACTGGCATCCGTTCGACCTGCGGAGTCAGAAGCGCCGCCCCGACGGAAGCATCGACTTCTCGGTCGACGACGGAAAAGACGAAGACTACTACGAGCAAGCGAAGCAGGGGGTCCGTCGGTTACAAGAACGGTACGACGTCGAGATGACGCTTGACCTCGGGACCGACGTTGACTCGCTGCCGGCGCAAATCGTCTCGTACTACCTGAAGGGACACGCCGACTACGAGACGTGGCTCGCGTTCGACGAGTCGGTCTTCGAGGCGCTCTGGCAGGACGGCAAAGACATCGGCGACGAGGCGGTGCTCGTCGAACTCGCCGAATCGGTGGGCATCGACGGCGAGGAAGTCGCGTCCGCGCTCGACGACGAAACGCTTCGGGCCGAAGTGCGCGAACGATTCAGTGAGGCCCAGCAGCACGGCGTCACCGGTGTCCCAACCTTCGCGTACGAGGGCTACGCCGCGCGAGGAGCGGTGCCGCCGGAGCAGCTAGAGCGACTCGTCGAGGGAGTGTAG
- a CDS encoding thiamine pyrophosphate-dependent dehydrogenase E1 component subunit alpha: MYEQMVTARHYEERLVDEYLVGKQPAFDISAGPIPGELHLAAGHEASGAGVCMHLRDDDTVTAPHRPHHIAIAKGVDLKRMTAEIFGRKTGLCRGKGGHMHLFDPDVNFACAGIIAQGCPPAVGAAMAAKKRNTDSVAVAFLGEGAIDQGGFLESLNLAAVHDLPVVFVVEDNDWAISMPKDRVTDVQNGAQRAAGFDLPGVRIDSDDATAVYEAAGEAVMRARDGNGPTLIEVQVHRRMGHFMGDAEAYRPEADIDRAKQRDSIERLAADLRSHGVTDDDIDEMRERAHGRVEAAISWAKEQPEPEPAEAYENVFTNPPAQAATDGGSAADAPGDAGETGGDN; encoded by the coding sequence ATGTACGAGCAGATGGTGACCGCTCGGCACTACGAGGAGCGACTAGTGGACGAGTACCTCGTCGGCAAACAGCCGGCGTTCGACATCTCGGCGGGGCCGATTCCCGGCGAACTGCACCTCGCGGCCGGCCACGAGGCGTCCGGGGCGGGCGTCTGCATGCACCTCCGCGACGACGACACGGTGACCGCGCCGCACCGACCGCACCACATCGCCATCGCGAAGGGCGTCGACCTCAAGCGCATGACGGCCGAGATTTTCGGCCGGAAGACGGGGCTGTGCCGCGGGAAGGGCGGCCACATGCACCTGTTCGACCCCGACGTGAACTTCGCGTGTGCGGGCATCATCGCGCAGGGCTGTCCGCCGGCGGTCGGCGCGGCGATGGCCGCGAAAAAGCGGAACACCGACTCGGTCGCCGTCGCCTTCCTCGGCGAGGGCGCTATCGACCAGGGCGGCTTCCTCGAATCGCTGAACCTCGCGGCGGTCCACGACCTCCCGGTCGTCTTCGTCGTCGAGGACAACGACTGGGCCATCAGCATGCCGAAAGACCGCGTGACCGACGTGCAGAACGGCGCACAGCGCGCCGCCGGCTTCGACCTGCCGGGCGTCCGCATCGACTCCGACGACGCCACGGCGGTCTACGAGGCCGCGGGCGAGGCCGTGATGCGCGCCCGCGACGGCAACGGGCCGACGCTCATCGAGGTGCAGGTCCACCGCCGGATGGGTCACTTCATGGGCGACGCCGAGGCGTACCGCCCGGAGGCCGACATCGACCGCGCGAAACAGCGCGACTCCATCGAGCGACTCGCCGCGGACCTCCGCTCGCACGGCGTGACCGACGACGACATCGACGAGATGCGGGAGCGCGCCCACGGGCGGGTCGAGGCGGCGATTTCGTGGGCGAAAGAACAGCCCGAACCCGAGCCGGCGGAGGCGTACGAGAACGTGTTCACGAACCCGCCGGCGCAGGCGGCGACCGACGGCGGGAGCGCGGCAGACGCGCCGGGCGACGCCGGCGAGACGGGAGGCGACAACTGA
- a CDS encoding alpha-ketoacid dehydrogenase subunit beta, whose amino-acid sequence MATESRDYTEATETDRELTMSRAMVEAIAWEMRENEEVFYMGEDVADYGGIFSSTTGLLDEFGRDRVMDVPISETAYLGAAVGAAQAGMRPIAELMFVDFFGVAMDQIYNNMAKNTYMSGGSFSVPMVLTTAVGGTYNDAGQHSQTLYGTFAHLPGMKVVVPSTAYDAKGLMHTAIRDDDPVVYMFHKRLMGLGWMPSPSGPKTGVSEEDYAIPFGEADVKRPGDDVTVVTLGLHVHRAMEAAERLDDDGIDAEVIDLRTLVPLDTETVLDSVRKTGKLLVVDEDYRSFGVTGEIIARAAEGALDDLSAVKRLAIHDVPIPYARPLEDEVNPGTDDIAAAVRELHE is encoded by the coding sequence ATGGCGACCGAATCACGAGACTACACGGAGGCGACCGAGACGGACCGCGAACTGACCATGAGCCGGGCGATGGTGGAAGCCATCGCGTGGGAGATGCGCGAGAACGAGGAGGTGTTCTACATGGGCGAGGACGTCGCCGACTACGGCGGCATCTTCTCCAGTACGACGGGCCTCTTGGACGAGTTCGGTCGCGACCGCGTGATGGACGTTCCCATCAGCGAGACGGCCTACCTCGGCGCGGCCGTCGGGGCCGCACAGGCCGGCATGCGCCCGATTGCCGAACTGATGTTCGTCGACTTCTTCGGCGTCGCCATGGACCAGATCTACAACAACATGGCGAAGAACACCTACATGAGCGGCGGCTCGTTCTCCGTGCCGATGGTGCTGACCACGGCCGTCGGCGGCACCTACAACGACGCCGGCCAGCACTCCCAGACGCTCTACGGGACCTTCGCCCACCTGCCGGGGATGAAAGTCGTCGTCCCCTCGACGGCCTACGACGCCAAGGGGTTGATGCACACCGCCATCCGCGACGACGACCCGGTCGTCTACATGTTCCACAAGCGTCTCATGGGTCTCGGCTGGATGCCGTCGCCCTCGGGGCCGAAGACCGGCGTCTCCGAGGAGGACTACGCGATTCCGTTCGGCGAGGCCGACGTGAAGCGCCCCGGCGACGACGTGACCGTCGTCACCCTCGGCCTGCACGTCCACCGGGCGATGGAGGCCGCGGAACGGCTCGACGACGACGGCATCGACGCCGAGGTCATCGACCTCCGGACGCTCGTGCCGCTCGACACCGAGACGGTGCTCGACTCGGTCCGCAAGACCGGGAAGCTCCTCGTCGTCGACGAGGACTACCGGTCGTTCGGCGTGACGGGCGAGATAATCGCGCGGGCCGCCGAGGGCGCGCTGGACGACCTCTCGGCGGTCAAGCGGCTGGCCATCCACGACGTGCCGATTCCCTACGCCCGCCCGCTGGAAGACGAGGTCAACCCCGGCACCGACGACATCGCGGCGGCCGTCCGCGAACTCCACGAGTGA
- a CDS encoding lipoyl domain-containing protein produces the protein MTDAADVNSADSWPDDADDVAEGYLANWFVREGSAVDAGETLCEIQVEKVSIDVAAPTTGTVTEIVVAEGDDFARGDVLARVQPSA, from the coding sequence ATGACGGACGCCGCGGACGTGAACTCGGCGGACTCGTGGCCCGACGACGCCGACGACGTGGCCGAGGGCTACCTCGCCAACTGGTTCGTCCGCGAGGGCTCGGCGGTCGACGCGGGCGAGACGCTCTGCGAGATACAGGTCGAGAAGGTGAGCATCGACGTGGCCGCGCCGACGACGGGGACGGTCACGGAGATAGTCGTGGCAGAAGGCGACGACTTCGCCCGCGGCGACGTGCTCGCGCGGGTGCAACCGAGCGCCTGA
- the ppk1 gene encoding polyphosphate kinase 1 translates to MSDDEVRGGDSQGRQAGQGQATAPVRVRDRDDDESNPVDADLADPALYLNRELSELAFHERVLHEARDDRNPLFERVKFLSILTSNLDEFFMKRVGGLKQQMAAGVSEPSPDGRTPSQQWSLVLDRARDLLDRQSDCFHDLVRPALTDAGIDIVGYDDLAPDERAALRDYFEASVLPTLTPLTFEPAHPFPFISNLSLSLAVRTTEGPEEPTKFSRVKVPGNRPRLVNVDERVGDAGGRADDDGPAGPVRFVPLVAVMERNIDLLFPNVEVVDTSAFRVTRNAEVRRNEEVAEGLIATIEDVLRQRRFATVVRLEVQSGTPEVVRDLLAEQLGVDDREVFERDLPLDYGALASLFDLDRPELEVAPWTPQPHPRFAGRSADDPDSVFTEIARKDVLVHHPYHSFTGTVGTFLAAAAADPDVLAIKATIYRTAPDSEVIETLIEAAKNGKQVAVMVELKARFDEENNLRWVRRLEEEGIHVAYGTIGLKTHTKTALVVREEGDEVRLYSHVATGNYHSQTAKLYTDLGLFTADPDIGHDLVRLFNFFTGHSRQETYRKLLVAPTNLREEMTRLVRREADHARAGRDARIVAKMNALEDPAMVRELYEASMAGVDIDLVVRGICRLRPGIEGLSEHVSVSSVVGRFLEHSRIFYFENGGEPDYYVGSADWMTRNLDRRVEAVAPVEDPEHRAELDAVLDALLSDNRRRWVMDSDGRYEQRRPGDGERVREAHRELMDRALGAAYRAGDD, encoded by the coding sequence ATGTCCGACGACGAGGTTCGCGGCGGCGACTCGCAGGGCCGACAGGCCGGTCAGGGGCAGGCGACCGCGCCGGTCCGCGTTCGCGACCGCGACGACGACGAGTCGAATCCGGTCGACGCCGACCTCGCAGACCCCGCGCTGTATCTCAACCGCGAACTCAGCGAACTCGCCTTCCACGAGCGCGTCCTTCACGAGGCGAGAGACGACCGCAACCCGCTTTTCGAGCGCGTCAAGTTCCTCTCGATTCTCACCTCGAACCTCGACGAGTTCTTCATGAAGCGCGTCGGCGGGCTGAAACAGCAGATGGCCGCCGGCGTGAGCGAACCCTCGCCCGACGGCCGGACGCCGAGCCAGCAGTGGTCGCTCGTCCTCGACCGCGCCCGCGACCTGCTCGACCGACAGTCCGACTGCTTCCACGACCTCGTCCGCCCCGCGCTCACCGACGCCGGCATCGACATCGTCGGCTACGACGACCTCGCGCCCGACGAGCGGGCGGCCCTCCGCGACTACTTCGAGGCGTCGGTCCTGCCGACGCTGACGCCCCTGACGTTCGAGCCGGCCCATCCGTTCCCGTTCATCTCGAACCTCTCGCTGTCGCTCGCGGTCCGCACGACCGAGGGCCCGGAGGAGCCGACGAAGTTCTCGCGGGTCAAAGTCCCCGGCAACCGCCCGCGACTCGTCAACGTGGACGAGCGCGTCGGCGACGCGGGAGGGAGGGCGGACGACGACGGCCCCGCGGGACCCGTCAGGTTCGTCCCGCTCGTGGCCGTCATGGAGCGCAACATCGACCTGCTGTTCCCGAACGTCGAGGTCGTCGACACCTCCGCGTTCAGGGTGACGCGGAACGCCGAGGTCCGCCGCAACGAGGAGGTCGCAGAGGGGCTCATCGCCACGATAGAGGACGTGCTCCGCCAGCGCCGATTCGCCACGGTGGTCCGCTTGGAGGTCCAGTCGGGCACGCCCGAGGTCGTCCGCGACCTGCTCGCAGAACAGCTCGGCGTGGACGACCGCGAGGTGTTCGAGCGCGACCTGCCGCTGGACTACGGCGCGCTCGCGTCGCTTTTCGACCTCGACCGGCCGGAACTCGAAGTCGCGCCGTGGACGCCCCAGCCCCACCCACGGTTCGCCGGCCGCTCCGCCGACGACCCCGACTCGGTGTTCACCGAAATCGCCCGGAAGGACGTGCTCGTCCACCACCCGTACCACTCGTTTACGGGCACGGTGGGGACGTTCCTCGCGGCGGCCGCGGCCGACCCCGACGTGCTGGCCATCAAAGCCACCATCTACCGGACCGCGCCGGACTCCGAGGTCATCGAGACGCTCATCGAGGCCGCCAAGAACGGCAAGCAGGTCGCGGTGATGGTCGAACTCAAAGCGCGGTTCGACGAGGAGAACAACCTCCGGTGGGTCCGTCGCCTCGAAGAGGAAGGCATCCACGTCGCTTACGGCACTATCGGGCTGAAGACGCACACGAAGACCGCGCTCGTCGTCCGCGAGGAGGGCGACGAGGTGCGGCTGTACTCCCACGTCGCCACCGGCAACTACCACTCCCAGACCGCGAAGCTCTACACCGACCTCGGGCTGTTCACCGCCGACCCCGACATCGGCCACGACCTCGTTCGCCTGTTCAACTTCTTCACCGGCCACTCGCGGCAGGAGACGTACCGGAAACTGCTGGTCGCGCCGACGAACCTCCGCGAGGAGATGACCCGGCTCGTCCGCCGGGAGGCCGACCACGCCCGCGCCGGCCGCGACGCCCGCATCGTCGCCAAGATGAACGCGCTCGAAGACCCCGCGATGGTCCGCGAACTGTACGAGGCGTCGATGGCCGGCGTCGACATCGACCTCGTGGTCCGCGGTATCTGTCGGCTCAGACCCGGCATCGAGGGGCTCTCGGAGCACGTCTCGGTGTCGAGCGTCGTCGGCCGGTTCCTCGAACACTCGCGTATCTTCTACTTCGAGAACGGGGGCGAGCCGGACTACTACGTCGGCTCCGCCGACTGGATGACCCGCAACCTCGACCGCCGGGTCGAGGCCGTCGCGCCCGTCGAAGACCCCGAGCACCGCGCCGAACTCGACGCCGTCCTCGACGCGCTCCTGTCGGACAACCGCCGGCGCTGGGTGATGGACAGCGACGGCCGGTACGAACAGCGTCGCCCCGGCGACGGCGAGCGGGTCCGCGAGGCCCACCGAGAGCTGATGGACCGGGCGCTCGGCGCGGCGTACCGCGCCGGCGACGACTGA
- a CDS encoding metallophosphoesterase family protein produces the protein MSVPSFHPDVAEQHLRVDIDDWDDVYVVGDVHGCLPALERLVDRLEPSEDDLVVFVGDLVRKGPDSKGVVDYVRERDNFLTVRGNNEEKLIRGTKELDALTDDDLEWISNLPVAITWEDAIVVHGGVHPEKPLSEHSVDELENTRAMNPGDSYDGPFWFEYYEGPERVFFGHTVMAHPAVFEYAMGLDTGAVYGGALTAYDLHADELVAVDSEVTHESRKDSKILEPRQPALV, from the coding sequence ATGAGTGTCCCGTCCTTCCACCCCGACGTCGCCGAGCAACACCTTCGAGTCGACATCGACGACTGGGACGACGTGTACGTCGTCGGCGACGTACACGGCTGTCTGCCGGCGCTCGAACGCCTCGTCGACCGGCTCGAACCCTCCGAGGACGACCTCGTCGTCTTCGTCGGCGACCTCGTGCGGAAGGGCCCCGACAGCAAGGGCGTCGTGGACTACGTCCGCGAGCGCGACAACTTCCTGACCGTCCGCGGCAACAACGAAGAAAAGCTCATCCGCGGCACGAAGGAGCTAGACGCGCTGACAGACGACGACCTCGAATGGATTTCGAACCTCCCGGTCGCCATCACGTGGGAAGACGCCATCGTCGTCCACGGCGGCGTCCACCCCGAAAAGCCGCTTTCCGAACACAGCGTCGACGAACTCGAAAACACCCGGGCGATGAACCCCGGCGACAGCTACGACGGCCCGTTCTGGTTCGAGTACTACGAGGGTCCCGAGCGCGTCTTCTTCGGGCACACCGTGATGGCCCACCCCGCCGTCTTCGAGTACGCGATGGGCCTCGACACGGGCGCGGTCTACGGCGGCGCGCTGACGGCCTACGACCTCCACGCCGACGAACTCGTCGCCGTCGACTCCGAGGTCACCCACGAGTCCCGCAAGGACTCGAAGATTCTCGAACCCCGCCAGCCCGCGCTGGTCTGA
- the map gene encoding type II methionyl aminopeptidase yields MSIGPLDDETVEKYREAGEVLRTVLDESAEMVEPGVTHLEVAEHAEARIRELADGCAFPVNISINEEASHASPGRDDDTVFGEDMVCLDVGVHVDGYIADSAVTVDLSGNDELVESAEEALDAALDMVEAGAHTGKIGAEIEDVIRGYGYTPVLNLSGHGVEQWDAHTDPTIPNRGAERGVELEVGDVVAIEPFATDGTGKVTEGSKNEIYSLVNDRSVRDRMSRKLLDEVREEYKLLPFAARWFEGGRSEMAIRRLEQQGILRGYPVLKEEDGAMVGQAEDTIIVTEDGYENLTR; encoded by the coding sequence ATGAGCATCGGACCCCTCGACGACGAGACGGTCGAGAAGTATCGAGAGGCAGGGGAGGTCCTCCGCACGGTGTTGGACGAGTCGGCCGAGATGGTCGAACCCGGCGTCACCCACCTTGAAGTCGCCGAACACGCCGAAGCGCGCATCCGCGAACTCGCCGATGGCTGTGCGTTCCCGGTCAACATCAGTATCAACGAGGAGGCGTCGCACGCCAGCCCCGGCCGCGACGACGACACCGTGTTCGGCGAGGACATGGTCTGTCTGGACGTCGGCGTCCACGTCGACGGCTACATCGCAGACTCCGCGGTGACAGTCGACCTCTCGGGCAACGACGAACTCGTCGAGTCCGCCGAGGAGGCGCTCGACGCCGCCCTCGACATGGTCGAAGCGGGCGCGCACACCGGGAAAATCGGCGCGGAAATCGAGGACGTGATTCGCGGCTACGGCTACACGCCCGTCCTCAACCTCTCGGGCCACGGCGTCGAGCAGTGGGACGCCCACACCGACCCGACCATCCCGAACCGCGGCGCAGAGCGCGGCGTCGAACTCGAAGTCGGTGACGTGGTCGCCATCGAACCGTTCGCCACCGACGGCACGGGCAAGGTCACCGAGGGGTCGAAAAACGAGATTTACAGCCTCGTCAACGACCGCTCGGTCCGCGACCGCATGTCGCGCAAACTGCTCGACGAGGTGCGCGAGGAGTACAAACTGCTCCCCTTCGCGGCCCGCTGGTTCGAGGGCGGTCGCTCAGAGATGGCGATTCGCCGGCTCGAACAGCAGGGTATCCTCCGCGGCTACCCCGTGCTGAAAGAGGAAGACGGCGCGATGGTCGGACAGGCCGAAGACACCATCATCGTCACCGAAGACGGCTACGAGAACCTCACGCGATAG
- a CDS encoding HIT family protein — MDQLFAPWRIEWVARDDDQDADADDPDDDDRCPFCALPERDDDRESKIVARSPHSFVLLNNYPYAPGHVMVIPHRHTGEFAALSDAELLDHARLKSKTLAALDAAFDPAGFNAGENLGGSAAGGSIDDHLHTHVVPRWNGDTNFMPVISDTKVLVQALDDSYDQIHEAFAGLDGALADGDDDAVRFELD, encoded by the coding sequence ATGGACCAACTGTTCGCCCCGTGGCGCATCGAGTGGGTCGCCCGCGACGACGACCAAGACGCCGACGCCGACGACCCGGACGACGACGACCGCTGTCCCTTCTGTGCGCTCCCCGAGCGCGACGACGACAGAGAGAGCAAAATCGTCGCCCGCTCGCCGCACTCGTTCGTCCTCCTGAACAACTACCCCTACGCGCCGGGGCACGTCATGGTCATCCCGCACCGCCACACCGGCGAGTTCGCCGCCCTCTCGGACGCGGAACTCCTCGACCACGCCCGGCTCAAATCGAAGACGCTCGCCGCGTTGGACGCCGCCTTCGACCCCGCCGGGTTCAACGCGGGCGAGAACCTCGGCGGCTCGGCCGCCGGCGGCTCCATCGACGACCACCTCCACACCCACGTCGTCCCGCGGTGGAACGGCGACACCAACTTCATGCCGGTCATCTCCGACACGAAAGTGCTCGTGCAGGCGCTCGACGACTCCTACGACCAGATTCACGAAGCGTTCGCCGGCCTCGACGGGGCACTCGCCGACGGCGACGACGACGCGGTTCGCTTCGAATTAGACTGA
- a CDS encoding cation diffusion facilitator family transporter produces MERKRAIRRVGFVVLAANVLLVAGKAGVWWTTGSLALGSEAVNSLADAVYSTIILGGLYLTTKPPDWEHPHGHERIEPFISLFVAVGIFAAGGAILWQSTSSILAGTYGGDAGTLGVVVLVVAAAAKYVLYRYCYSVGREQNSPALVAAGVDNRNDILTAGAALVGVVGGQFGYPILDPLAAMVVSIGIVYTGYEIVRDNVNYLVGAAPPEYLRALIVQTALSHPDVYGAHDVVAHYVGPEIDVSLHIEVEGDMTIAEAHDIETWVVQAIRNIDEVDDVFVHIDPKELGEWKEDDETERYTMFSPDGGDDR; encoded by the coding sequence ATGGAGCGGAAGCGGGCCATCCGTCGGGTCGGATTCGTCGTCCTCGCGGCGAACGTGCTTCTCGTCGCCGGGAAGGCCGGCGTGTGGTGGACGACCGGGAGCCTGGCCCTCGGGTCCGAGGCGGTCAACAGCCTCGCGGACGCGGTTTACAGCACCATCATCCTCGGCGGCCTCTATCTGACGACGAAGCCGCCGGACTGGGAACACCCCCACGGCCACGAGCGTATCGAGCCGTTCATCTCGCTTTTCGTCGCGGTCGGCATCTTCGCCGCCGGCGGGGCGATTCTCTGGCAGAGCACGTCCAGCATCCTCGCGGGGACTTACGGCGGAGACGCGGGGACGCTCGGCGTCGTCGTCCTCGTCGTCGCGGCGGCGGCCAAGTACGTCCTCTACCGCTACTGCTACTCGGTCGGCCGCGAGCAGAACTCGCCGGCGCTCGTCGCCGCCGGCGTCGACAACCGAAACGACATCCTCACCGCCGGGGCGGCGCTCGTCGGCGTGGTCGGCGGGCAGTTCGGCTACCCCATCTTGGACCCGCTGGCCGCCATGGTCGTCTCCATCGGCATCGTCTACACCGGCTACGAAATCGTCCGCGACAACGTGAACTACCTCGTCGGGGCCGCCCCGCCGGAGTACCTCCGGGCGCTCATCGTCCAGACCGCCCTGTCGCACCCCGACGTGTACGGCGCACACGACGTGGTCGCCCACTACGTCGGCCCCGAAATCGACGTGAGCCTCCACATCGAGGTCGAAGGCGACATGACGATTGCCGAGGCTCACGACATCGAGACGTGGGTCGTGCAGGCGATTCGGAACATCGACGAGGTCGACGACGTGTTCGTCCACATCGACCCGAAGGAACTCGGGGAGTGGAAGGAAGACGACGAGACCGAGCGCTACACCATGTTCTCGCCCGACGGCGGCGACGACCGCTGA
- a CDS encoding S26 family signal peptidase, with translation MSDDSQSEARAFARDALSTVAVVVAVGAVLFAVSGVWPPMVAVESGSMQPTLERGDLVVVTAEVRYGGPAADDYGVVTANASEGYGRLGGPGDVVVYDTPSRDGSPIIHRAVFWVEDGENWYDRANSSYVDGSDSCAELLNCPAPHAGYVTRGDDNDYYDQARGIASPVRPDWVRAKGQFHVPYLGELRLEVQKLL, from the coding sequence GTGTCCGACGACAGTCAATCGGAGGCCCGAGCGTTCGCCAGAGACGCGCTCTCGACGGTCGCGGTCGTCGTCGCGGTCGGCGCGGTGCTGTTCGCGGTGAGCGGCGTGTGGCCCCCGATGGTCGCCGTCGAGAGCGGGAGCATGCAACCGACTCTCGAACGCGGCGACCTCGTCGTCGTGACCGCGGAGGTTCGCTACGGCGGCCCCGCGGCCGACGACTACGGCGTGGTCACGGCCAACGCGAGCGAGGGCTACGGCCGGCTCGGCGGCCCGGGCGATGTCGTCGTCTACGACACGCCGTCGCGCGACGGCTCGCCCATCATCCATCGCGCGGTCTTCTGGGTCGAGGACGGAGAGAACTGGTACGACCGGGCCAACTCGTCTTACGTCGACGGCTCGGACTCCTGTGCGGAACTTCTGAACTGCCCCGCGCCGCACGCCGGCTACGTCACTCGCGGCGACGACAACGACTACTACGACCAGGCGCGGGGCATCGCCTCGCCCGTCCGACCCGACTGGGTGCGGGCGAAAGGCCAGTTCCACGTGCCGTATCTCGGGGAGCTACGGCTGGAAGTCCAGAAGCTTCTTTGA